The nucleotide sequence AAAACAAGGAAGCTTTACATCATTTGTTAAAATTAACATCAGGATTAGATTCAATGGTATTAGGCGAAGAGCAGATCTTAGGTCAAATAAAAAACTCCATTACTTCAGCTAGAGAAACAAAAGCATCAGGTCAGCATCTTAACACACTATTTGATAAGGCAATAAGAATAGGTACAAGAATTAGAAATACAAGTGGAATTGGTGCAGGCGGAATATCGGTTGGATCCATGGCGGTAAAACTTGCAGAAGAGAATATTGATGAATTAAAAACAAAAAAAGTTTTGTTAATTGGAACAGGGGAAGTATCTACGCTTGTTGCAAAATCATTACAGAGAAGAGGATATACATTTGATGTGACTAGTAGAACACTTGGAAGATCAGAGACATTTTGTGAAACAATGGGTGGAAATCCAATAAAGTTTGAAGAGGTTCTTTTAGGATTTTATAATTATGATGTGATTTTTGTTGCAACAACAGCACCATATTTTCTTGTAACAAACGAAAGAATAACTGAAGCAATGAAAAACAAGAAAGGAGGAATAATGATTTTAGATTTATCAAATCCAAGAACAGTTGATGAAAAAGTTGCAACAATTGGAGGGATTAAATTGATGAATCTAGATCAAATTGCAGAAATGGTTGAAAAAAATATGAATGCACGATTAAACAAAGTAAAAACAGTTGAAAATATAATTAATGAGGAAGTTTCCGTATTAGAAGCCTCAATGAAAAGATTAGATGCAGAACCACTAGTGA is from Nitrosopumilus sp. and encodes:
- the hemA gene encoding glutamyl-tRNA reductase, with the protein product MNQNIINARVTFRNSPIHILERFTIKNMESAYDQFKKHSGLDECVIIQTCNRIELFGKSKTYDIDKIKKTWAAITGIEEEAFDENMECVENKEALHHLLKLTSGLDSMVLGEEQILGQIKNSITSARETKASGQHLNTLFDKAIRIGTRIRNTSGIGAGGISVGSMAVKLAEENIDELKTKKVLLIGTGEVSTLVAKSLQRRGYTFDVTSRTLGRSETFCETMGGNPIKFEEVLLGFYNYDVIFVATTAPYFLVTNERITEAMKNKKGGIMILDLSNPRTVDEKVATIGGIKLMNLDQIAEMVEKNMNARLNKVKTVENIINEEVSVLEASMKRLDAEPLVKDVFKNIENLREKEFQKALQMLDEKDEKKIKIIEELTKAVVESIVSIPMNNIRKASEQGKPDVLELASKLFDYKKQNQAD